Genomic segment of Cereibacter sphaeroides 2.4.1:
TCCGCTCGCCCGCCGGTTCCAGGAGCTGCATCGCCGCCAGTCCTCCGAGATCGCGGCGCTTCTGTCGGTTGCCGGCCGGAGCCCCGGGGACGACGGCACCTTCATGTCCACCGTGAACCGCGCCGTGGTTTCGCTGCGGGCGATCTTCGACAAGATCGACGAGGATGTGATCCAGCAGATCGAAAGCGGCGAACAGAACGTCATCGACGCCTTCGACGAAGCGATTGCCCAACCGCAACCGCCCGAGGTCGCGACGAAGCTGAGCGAACTTCGCCAGGAACTGGTGCGGCTGCTCGAGGAGGCGCGCGCGGCCACGTCCTGACGAGGCCCCGACCGGCGGCACCTAGAGACCTAGAGACCTAGAGACCTAGAGACCTAGAGACCTAGAGACCTAGAGACCTAGAGACCTAGAGACCTAGAGACCTAGAGACCTGAGGAAGGCCCTCGCGGTCCCTGCGTCAATATGCAGGGGCGCGGCCGGGTTCAGCACGGTCGCCGGACTGCTAGGATGGACACCGGTCTCGGAACGGAGGCCGGTGTTCTGTATGGGTAAGCGGTATGGCGCGTTGGACGATCGGGCTCGCGGCCGGAGCATTGGTCGCGCTTCTGGCTCACGGGGCCGGAGCGCAGGAGGATCCGGCAACAGCAGCCGGTGCGGATGCTCTGCCGGAAAGCGCAGTGGTGCGAGGGGCGGATCGCGAAGCCGGGCCAACAGTGGGCCTGCCCGATGAGGCCACGGCCAACGCGGCCGATCTCACATCCGGCGCGCCGGGGACGGCGGACGCCGCGGCGGACGAAAAGCTCGAGGATCCGGCGGCCACCGACGCGTCGCCGCGTCGAACCCTCGCCGTCGGGCTGGCCGTGGCGCTGGCGTCCCTTCTGCTGCTCATGGGCCTTCAGGCACGCAGTATCCCGCAGCGTCGGCGCTGAGCTTCTGACCGGGCGGCCGGACACGCGCCCCGGGAGACAGAGGCCGCGGCCGGCACTTCCGGGACCACACAGCGACGCGGACGGTGGAGGCTGGCTCGCGCCATCGGCTGCAGGCGGCGACCGGCACGATCCGGTGCACATAGCCTCCGCACCGCCTCCCTGCCCGGCGCGACGCAGCTGATCCTGACCCTTGCGCGCCATGCGCCGAGACCCCTCAGGACATTTTCACGAACCGACAGCGCAGGAGGCAGAACGACCGGAAATCGGTCATCGCCCCTCCCGGACCTGAATGGCGCTTTACAGCAGCGGGAGATTCGGCCTAGCGTTCAGATAAACCAGTTTACTAAACCGATTTACTTCGGGATCGGGATCATCTGGACGAGGTAGAATGGCCAATCTTCAGGATGTGGCGCGGGCGGCGAACGTGTCGAAGACGACCGTTTCGCGCTATCTGAACGGCTCGCTCGAGCTGCCTGCGCGCACGGCCGAGGCCATCGACACGGCCATCCGCACCCTGAACTACAGCCCCAATCCCCATGCCCGGCGGCTGAGCCTCGGACGGTCGGATACGATCGCGCTCGTGGTGCCCGACATTGCCACGCCCTTCTTCGCCACCTTCGTGGCGGCGGTCGAGGCCGAGGCCGATGCGCGGGGCCTGTCGCTCGCGCTGCATGCCACGCTGAACCGCCCCGACCGCGAACTCAAATATCTCGATCATATCCGGCAGGGCCATGCCGACGGGCTGATCTTCATCACCAACCATGCGGGCTCGCGGGCACTGGCCGAGAAGGTCAACAGCGGCGGTCCCTGCGTGGTGGTGGACGAGGACATCGCCGAGGCACGGGTGCCGAAACTCTTCTGCGACAATGCCGAGGGCGGGCGGCTTGCGGGCCGCCGGCTCGCCCGCGCGGGCCACCGCCATGTGCTCTTCATCGGCGGCGTCGACCAGATGATCTCGGGCGCGCGCCGCTATGCGGGCTTCCTCGAGGGGATGCGCGAGATCGCAGGCCCGGACGTGCGCATCGAACGCTCCTGCGGGCCCTACACGTTCGAGGCGGGACGCGCCGCGGCGCAGGCCTTCGTCGCCCGCGGGCCGGACCGCCCCACCGCGATCTTCGCCACCTCGGATGAGCTCACCATCGGGCTCTACGAGGTGCTCCGCGAGGCGGGCCTGTCGATCCCGCGCGACGTCTCCGTCGTGGGCTTCGACGATGTGGGCCCGCTCCATCTTTTCGCACCGGCCGTGACAGCGGTGCGGCAACCGGTTCGGGATCTGGGCAGGCGCGCCCTCGAGCTGCTGCTCGCCCCCCCGCCGGTCGACCCCGAAAGGCTCCCGCCAGAGGAGCTGCTTCCTGTCACGCTGATCGAGCGGGAGTCCGTTGCACCGCCGGTCGGACAGACCAGACGCAACACAAACAGCGAGGATTGACCATGACCCCCCACTTCACCCGCCGTGCCCTCGGCGCCCTGCTGACCTCGAGCCTGCTCGGCGCCGCGGCCCTGCCCGCCTTCGCGCAGGAGCAGAAAACCGTGGCGCTGGTCCAGATCAACCAGCAGGCCCTGTTCTTCAACGAGATGAATCGCGGCGCGCAGGAAGCGGCCGACAAGGCGGGCGTCAAGCTCGTCATCTTCAATGCGAACAACGACTCGGCCGCGCAGAACAGCGCGATCGAGACCTACATCCAGGAAGGCGTGGACGGTCTCGCGGTGGTGGCCATCGACGTGAACGGCATCATGCCCGCCGTCCAGCAGGCGGCCGATGCAGGCATCCCCGTGGTGGCCATCGACGCGATCCTGCCCGAGGGGCCGCAGAAGGCGCAGATCGGCGTGGACAATGCCAAGGCCGGCGCCGACCTCGCGGCGCATTACAACGAGACCATGGCCGAGCCCTCGAAGCTCGGGATCGTCGGCGCGCTCAACTCCTACATCCAGAACGTCCGCAAGGACGGGTTCGAGCAGGCGCTGGACGACAAGGTGACGGTCGTGGGCACGGTCGACGGCCAGAACATCCAGGACGTGGCGCTGGGGGCGGCCGAGAACCTCATCACCGCCAACCCCGACCTGAGCGCGATCTATGCCACGGGCGAGCCCGCGCTGATGGGGGCCATCGCCGGCGTGGCCAGTCAGGGCAAGCAGGCCGATGTCTCGATCTTCGGCTGGGACCTGACCGCGCAGGCCATCGACGCCATCGACGAGGGCTATCTCAAGGCCGTGATCCAGCAGGATCCGGCAGCGATGGGCGCGGCGGCGGTCGAGGCGCTGGTGACGCTCGCGGACGGCGGCGAGGTCGACAAGACCATCTCGGTGCCCGTGACCATCGTCACCAAGGACAATGTCGACGGCTTCCGGGCGCTCTTTAAATGAGGACGGCGCCCTCCGCACCCGAGGAAGAGAGGGGGGTACCCCCCCTCTCCGCAGCCCCGATCCTGTCGCTGCGCAACATCCACAAGACCTTCGGCTCGCATCAGGCCCTGCGCGGGGTCGATCTCGACATCCGTCCGGGCGAGTGCCTGGGCCTCATCGGCGACAATGCGGCGGGCAAGTCCACCCTCTCGAAGGTGATCTCGGGCACCTACATCCCCGACGAGGGCGAGATCACCATGGAGGGCAAGCCCGTCCGCTTCGCGACCCCCTCCGAGGCGCGCGCGCTCAACATCGAGATGGTCTATCAGGACCTCGCGCTCTGCGACCATGTGGATGTGGTGGGCAACCTCTTTCTCGGGCGCGAGCTGAAGCGCGGGCCGTTCCTCGATCAGAAGCGGATGCTGGCCGAGGCCGAGCGGATGCTGGCCGCGCTCGAGATCCGCATCCCGCGCCTCACCGCCAAGGTCGAGAAGCTCTCGGGCGGCCAGCGGCAGGCCATCGCCATCGCCCGCGCGGCGAGCTTCGAGCCGAAGGTCCTGCTGATGGACGAGCCCACCTCTGCCCTCGCCGTGGCCGAGGTCGAGGCGGTGCTGGGCCTCATCAACCGGGTGAAGGCGCGGGGCGTGGCCGTCGTGCTCGTCACCCACCGGATGCAGGATCTGTTCCGCGTCTGCGACCGCGTGGCGGTCATGTACGAGGGCACCAAGGTGGCCGAGCGCGCCATCGCCGACACCAACCTGCAGGAACTCGTCGATCTCATCGTCGGCAAGGGAGGCCACTGATGGCGACCTACACCGAGCGCCAGGCCGGCTCGCGGCTGGCCGACTTCATCGGGGACCATGCGCAGGTCCTGTCGATCGCGCTGTTCTTCGCGCTCTGTCTGCTGTTCTTCGGCGCCATGACCACCACCTTCCTCACCTCGGGCAACCTGCTCAACGTGGTGCGACAGGCGGCGCCCATCCTGATCGTGGCCGTGGCCATGACCCTCGTCATCACGACCGCCGGGATCGACCTGTCGGTGGGCTCGATGGTGGCGCTCATCAACGCGCTCGCGGCCATCGTCATGGCAAGCGGGCTCGACTGGACCCTGACCCTGCCGCTGATGCTGGTCGCCGGCGCGCTGATCGGCGGGATCCAGGGCTGGTTCATCGCCTATCAGGGCATTCCGGCCTTCATCGTGACGCTCGCAGGCCTCTCGATCCTGCGCGGCTTCGCGCTCTACCTGACCGAGGGCTATTCGATCCCGATCCGCGACGCGGCGGGCTTCTTCTGGCTCGGCCGCGGCGAGGTGCTGGGCTTCCCCGTGCCCGCCCTGATCGCGATCCTGATCGCCGTGCTGGGCTTCGTCGTCATGCTGCGCACCCAGTATGGCCGGCAGGTGATCGCCGTCGGCTCGAACATGGAGGCCGCGCGCCGGGTGGGGATGCCCGCCAAGCGCGTGCTGGCCTCGGTCTATGTCGTCTCGGGCGTGGCGAGCGCGGTGGCGGGCATGCTGATCGCCGCCCGCCTCGGCTCGGGCTCGTCCAACGCGGCACAGGGCTTCGAGCTGCAGGTGATCGCGGCCGTCGTGCTGGGGGGCACCTCGCTCATGGGCGGCAAGGCCTCGATGCTGGGCACCGTCCTCGGCACCATGACCATCGCCGTCATCGGCAACGGGCTGATCCTCATGCATATCTCGCCCTTCTTCACCCAGATCGTCACAGGCACCATCATCCTCGTCGCCATCTGGATGAACACGCGGCTCTTCGATCGCCCCTGGCGCTTCGGACGGAGGAAACCGGCATGAGCGAGCTTTCTCCCTGCCACGTCCGCTCGGGCCGGATCATGACGGTGGACGGGCCGATCCCGTCCTCCGCCCTCGGCCACACGCTGATGCACGAGCATCTGCAGAACGACTGCCGCTGCTGGTGGAACCCGCCGCAGGAGCCCGAGCGCCAGTATCTGGCCGAGGCGCCGATCAGCATCGAGATCCTGTCCGAACTCCGGCAGGACCCGTTCGTGAACAAGCACAACATCGCGCTCGACGATCTGGATCTGGCCATCGCCGAGGTAAAGCAGTTCGCCGCGGTGGGCGGGCGAAGCATCGTCGATCCGACCTGCCGCGGCATCGGGCGCGATCCGGTGAAGCTGCGCCGGATCTCGGCCGAGACCGGCGTGCAGGTGGTGATGGGGGCGGGCTACTATCTCGCAAGCTCCATGCCCGAGACCGCGGCGCGGCTCTCGGCCGATGACATTGCCGACGAGATCGTGGCCGAGGCGCTGGAGGGCACCGACGGGACCGATGCGCGCATCGGGCTGATCGGCGAGATCGGCGTTTCCTCGGACTTCACGGCCGAGGAGGAGAAGTCGCTCCGCGGCGCGGCCCGGGCGCAGGTCCGCACCGGCCTGCCGCTCATGGTGCATCTGCCGGGCTGGTTCCGCCTCGCGCACCGCGTGCTCGACCTCGTCGAAGAGGAGGGAGCCGACCTGCGCCACACGGTCCTGTGCCACATGAACCCCTCGCACATGGACCCGGTCTATCAGGCGACACTGGCCCAGCGCGGCGCCTTCCTCGAGTTCGACATGATCGGCATGGATTTCTTCTATGCCGATCAGGGGGTGCAGTGCCCCTCGGACGACGAGGTGGCCCGCGCGATCCTCGGGCTTGCGGATCACGGCTATCTCGACCGGATCCTGCTGTCGCACGATGTCTTCGTGAAGATGATGCTCACCCGCTACGGCGGCAACGGCTACGCCTTCGTGACGAAGCACTTCCTGCCGCGTCTGCGGCGCCACGGGCTGGACGATGCGGCCCTCGAGACGCTGATGGTGACGAACCCGCGCCGGGTCTTCGACGCCTCCATCTAACATTTCCTGCAAGGACAAGATCATGAGCACCAAGATACTGCTGGTTGGCGAAAGCTGGACGACCTCCGAAACCCATTACAAGGGCTTCGACCAGTTCGGCTCGGTGCGCTTTCACACCGGCGCCACGCCGCTGCTGGAGGCGCTGAAGGGCAGCGCCTTCGAGGTCGACTACATGACCGCCCACGATGCGGCCGAGGGCTTCCCCTTCACGATGGAGGGCCTTCGGGCCTACGACATCATCATCCTGTCCGACATCGGCTCGAACACCTTCCTTCTGCCGCCCGCGGTCTGGCAACGGTCGCAATGCGTGCCGAACCGGCTGCGCCTGCTGAAGGACTGGGTGGCCGAGGGCGGCAACCTCATCATGATGGGCGGCTATTTCTCGTTCCAGGGCATCGACGGGCGCGCGCGCTGGCGCAGGACCCCGGTCGAGGACACCCTGCCCGTGACCTGCTTCCCCTGGGACGACCGGGTGGAGATCCCCGAGGGTGCGGTGGCCGAGATCACGGCGCCCGACCATCCGGTGATGGAGGGGCTGACCGGCATGGACTGGCCGCCGATCCTCGGCGTGAACGAGGTCGAGCCGCGCGACGGGGCCGAGGTCATCGCCCGCCTGCCCGCCGATCAGGGCGGCCACCCGCTCCTCGTTCTGGGCCGGCATGGCAAGGGTCGCACCGCCGCCTGGACCTCGGACATCGGCCCGCACTGGCTCTCGCCCGACTTCTGCGCGTGGGAGGGCTACGGCCGCCTCTGGAAGAACGTGCTGGGCTGGCTTGTCGCCCGCTGACAGGACAGGTCCGGGAAGGGGCCTGGCCCGCAGGGGCCGGCCGTTCCGGGCCGCAGGGCCGGCTGTCGCTCCCCAGCCGGCGGGTCCGGCCCGCGCGTCCTTCCGGGCGAGCGGGTCGGGCCCCTGCCCTCAGGTGGCGAGGATCGCGGCCATCTCGGCCCGGTTCGGAAAGGCCGCCACGGTGCCCGCGCGCCCGACCGTGTGGGCCGCCGCCCGTGCCGCATGGTTCAGCGCGCGTGCATCGAGCCGCGTGCCGCGCAGCGCGGCCGAGGCCAGCGCCACCGCCATGAAACAGTCCCCGGCCCCGGTCGTGTCCACCACGGCGCAGGGATGGGCGGGCACCCGCGTCCGCTCGGTCGTACGGATCAGCTCGGCCCCCTGCGCGCCCAGCGTGAGGACGATCTCGCCCACCCCCTGCGCCAGCAGGCTCTCCACCCCGCCGAGCGCCTCGGCTTCGCCTTCATTGAGGAACACCGTGTCGACCAGAGGCCAGAGCGTGCCGAAATACGGCTGGAGCGGCGAGGGGTTGAAGGCCGTGCGCATCCCCGCGTCTCGCGCAGCGCGCAGCGCCGCCTGCGTGGCCGCCGCACTCAGATTGCCCTGCAGCACCAGAAGGTCCCCGGTCTGGCCGCGGGCCAGCGCCGCGGCCGCCGCCTCCGGCGTCAGCGCCGAGGCCGCCTCGCGCGTGGTGATGATCGCATTCTCGCCCCGTGCCGACATGAGCACGATCGAGATATCCGTGGCCACGCCCTCCAGCGCCACGAGCTCCGCCTCGAGCGGCTCCTGGGCCAGACGCTGCGCGATCTCCTGTCCGCGCGGCCCCTGCCCCACGGCCGAGACGAAGATGCAGGCAAGCCCCGTCCGCCCCATCGCCACCGCCTGGTTGGCCCCCTTCCCCCCGAGGTCGCGCGACAGCGCCGCCCCGAAGATCGAGGCCCCCGGACGGGGAAAGTCCTCGATCGAAAGCGTCTCGTCGAGCGCCACGTTGCCGATGACGAAGACCTTCATCCCGCGTTCCTTCTCTTCCGAAAGGTCATGATATGCAGCTCATCTCCGACAGAACCTCCGGCGCGATCCACGAGATCTTCGGTCGTGACAAGGCCCTGATCGGCATGATCCATTGCCCGCCGTTCCCGGGCGCTCCGCGCTACCGGGGCGAGACGATGGACACGATCGTCGACGCCTGCCTGCGCGACGCCGAACGTCTGGTGGCGGGCGGCCTCCACGGGCTCGTGGTCGAGAACCACGGCGACATTCCCTTCTCGAAGCCGGACGACATCGGCCCCGAGACCGCGGCCTGCCTCGGCGTTGTCACCGACCGGATCCGGCGCGCCTTCGGCGTGCCGCTCGGCATCAACGTGCTGGCCAATGCGCCGCTGCCCGCGCTGGCGGCGGCGGTGGCGGGCGGCGCCCTCTTCATCCGCGTGAACCAGTGGGCCAATGCCTATGTGGCCAATGAGGGCTTCATGGAGGGCCGCGCCGCCGAGGCGATGCGCTACCGGTCGCTCCTGCGGGCCGAGCATGTGAGGATCTTTGCCGATTCCCATGTCAAGCACGGCAGCCATGCCATCGTGGCCGACCGCTCGATCCCCGAACTCACGCGCGATCTGGCCTTCTTCGATGCCGACTGCATCATCGCGACCGGCCAGCGCACCGGCGACAGCGCCACCATCGCCGAGATCGAGGAGATCGGCGGCGCCACGCATCTGCCGCTTCTGGTGGGCTCGGGCGTGACCGAGGCCAATGTGGTCGAGATCCTCAAGCGCACCAACGGGGTGATCGTCGCCTCCTCGCTGAAGGAGGGCGGCGTCTGGTGGAACCCGGTCGATCCCGAGCGCGTCGCGCGTTTCGTGGCCGCAGCCCGGGAGGGTCTCGATGGCTGAGCGTCTGACCGACCGGATCCTCGCCGAGAACGCGGATCCGTTCGCCGCGATGGTGAACCACCGGTTCGTCAGGGACATCGAGGCCGACCGGCTGCCTGCCGCGGTCTTCGACCGGTATCTCCTGATCGAGGGCGCCTTCGTCGAGACGGCCATCGCCATCTTCGGATATGCGGTGGCCAAGGCCACCGACATGGGCGACCGGCGCAAGCTGATCGGCTCTCTCGATGCGCTAGCCAATGAACAGATGCCCTATTTCGAGGCGGCCTTCGCCCGGCGCGGGATCGCGCCGGATCCGGCCCTGCAGGCCGATCCGAAGGTCGCGGCCTTCCGCGAGGGGATGCTCGCCATCGCCCGCGACGGCGATTTCGGCGGCATCGTCACATCCATGTTCGCGGCCGAATGGATGTACTGGACATGGTGCAGCGCCGTGGCCTCCGCGCCGATGAGCGATCCGATGGTGCGCGACTGGATCGAGATGCATGCGGCGCCGGGCTTTGCCGCGCAGGCGCACTGGCTGCGTGACCGGCTCGACGCGCTGGGAGAGACCATGACCCCGGCCGAGCGCGACGCGGCCGTGCGCACCTTCGGCCATGTGCAGCGGCTCGAGATCGACTTCCACGAGGCGGCCTATCCGCCCGCCGCGATCAGCGCGGCATAGATCTCCACCGCCTCGGCCAGCCGCGAGACAAGGACATGTTCGTCCGTGCCATGCGGCTGGTCGACCGAGCCCGGCCCGAGGATCATCACCGCCGGGTCGCCCATCGCGGGCTTCAGGATCGAGGCGTCGGTGAAATAGGTGGCGCAGTCCGGCCCCTCCGCGGGGCCGGTCACGGCCCGCACCTGCCCCGCCGCGCGCGCGAACCACGGATCCTCCGGCTCGGTCCAGACCGCGGGCAGGTCGAGCAGCGTCTCGACCCGGACAGCCGGATCGCAGAGGCCCCGCACCTCGGCCGCCAGCGCCGCATGATCCACCCCCTCGACCGAGCGCAGATCGACGGTCAGCTCGCAGAGGTCGGGCACGGAATTGACGTTGATGCCCGCGCGGATCGTGCCGAGGTTCGCCGTGGCCCGCCCCATCCGGGGATGATGCGCTTCGGGCTGCCAGCCCGTCAGCCGGGCGAGCGTCGTCGCCATGAGACCGATGGCGTTGATCCCGAGATGCGGGGCCGCCCCATGCGCGGTGCGCCCCTCGGTCGAGAGCTTCAGCCAGAGCGCGCCCTTGTGGCCCGCCAGCGGTCGGTTCCCGGTCGACTCGCCCACGATCATCGCCCGCACTCGCGGCAGGCGACCCGCTTCGGCCAGCCAGCGCGCCCCGTCGCAGCCCGTCTCCTCGCCCGCTGTCAGCAGCACCGTCACCGGTGCCCCGCTCCGCGCCGCCGCCACGAGGAAGGCTGCAACGCCGCCCTTCATGTCGCTGCTGCCCCGCCCGTAGAGCCGGTCGCCTTCGACCGCGCCGCCATGGGCCTCCCTGCTCCAGGGCGCGCGGCCGAGCGGCACCGTGTCGAGATGGCCGCTGAAGCAGAGCCCGCCGCCCGGACCGCGCTCGGCGATCAGGCTCGCGCGGTGCTTGCCGTGATCGATCAGGCGGCAGGCGAAGCCCGCGCGTTCCAGCAGCTCCTGACAGAAGCGCATGGCCGGAGCCTCGCGGCCGGGCGGGTTGATCGTGTCGAAGCCGATCAGCGCGCGTGTCAGCGCGACCACATCGGTGAGAAGGTCGGTCATGGCATGTCCCCTGCGCAGGCTGGCGGACAGAGTAGGATGCGCGCGCAGCCTCAGTAAAGCGGTTTACAACGGAGGCCGGGGCAGATCCGCGACCTTTTGCACCCGAAGGGGCGGGACCCGAGCCGGCCCGCCTGCCGTTGCACCCGCGCGACGGCCGGCGGGATGCGTGCATTTCGCGGGTCCGGGGCTTGGAGAGATGGCCGGGCTGTGATAGCCAGAGCAGAACAATGTTCACGGTATGACGAAGTTGACCCCCCTGTTTCCAGAACAATATTCTGAATGGAAGCTAAAAAGGATAAAGTTCGTTCCGGTAAACCCATCTTTCGGAGGCCGTTTGCCTCGCACCAGCCAGAGTCGGGAAAACGCCCCATGACCATGACCATCTCGCATCTGATCCGCCGGTTCGGCCCCGTCGAGGTGCTGCGCGGCATCGACCTCGAGGTGCGCAAGGGCGAGCTGATCGCGCTGCTCGGGCCCTCGGGCAGCGGGAAGACCACGCTTCTGAAGATCATCGCGGGCCTCGACTGGCCCGACGCGGGCGGGCTTGCCGTGAACGGGCAGGACTGGCTGGCCCGGAAGGCGCAGGAACGGCGGACGGGCTTCGTCTTCCAGCATTATGCCCTGTTCCCGCACATGAAGGTAGCCGACAACGTGGCCTTCGGCCTGACGGTGCTGCCGCGCGCCCAGCGCCCCTCCGCCGCAAAGATCAGGGCGCGGGTCGAGGAGCTTCTGCATTTCCTCCAGATCGCGCAGCTGGCCGACCGCTATCCGGGCGAGCTGTCGGGCGGGCAGCGCCAGCGCGTGGCGCTGGGGCGGGCGCTGGCCATCGACCCCGAGATCCTGCTTCTCGACGAGCCCTTCGGCGCGCTCGATGCGCAGGTCCGCCGCGACCTGCGCCGCTGGCTGCGCGAGGTGCATGACGCAACCGGCACCACCACGATCTTCGTCACCCACGATCAGGAGGAGGCCTTCGAATTGGCCGACCGCGTGGTCATCATGGGCGCGGGCCGGATCGAGCAGATCGGCCATGCCGACGAGATCTACGACCATCCGGCCACCCCCTTCGTCGCGCGCTTCCTGGGCCTCACGGTCGAGATCCCGGTCGCCCTGCGCGCGGGCCGCGCCATCGCCGCGGGCCTCGACACGAGCCTCCTGCCCCGCCGCGCCATGGCCGACGGTCCCGCCACGCTCTTCCTGCGCCCGGCCGACCTGCGGCCCGCGCCGGATCCCGAAGGCACATTCCGCGTGACCGATGTCTCCTCGACGGGCGCGCTGCTGCGGATCGGGCTCGAAGGCCCCGCGGGCTGCCGCGCCGAGGCCGAGGTGCCGCGCCGCACCGCCAGCGGCCTCGCCCCCGGCCAGACCGTCCGGCTCGAGGCGCAGGCCGGCCAGATCTTCCCCGGCCAGACCCATCTCGGAGGCGACACCGCTGCCGCGGCCGCCCCCTCCGCCGACCGACCGATCCTGAAGGAGTCCCACCTGTGAAAAGCCCCATCCTCGCCGCGATCCTGGCCCTCGGCCTCGCCGCCCCCGCCGCCGCGCAGGACAAGATCCTGAACGTCTCCTACGACATCGCCCGCGAGCTGTTCGAGGCGATCAACCCCGCCTTCGCCGAGAAATGGAAGGCCGACACCGGCCGCGACGTCACCATCGACCAGTCGCACGGCGGCTCGTCCAAGCAGGCGCGCGCCATCCTCGAGGGGCTGCCGGCGGATGTGGTCACCTTCAATCAGGTGACGGACATCGACGTGCTGGCCGAGGCCGGCATGGTGGACGAAAACTGGCGCGAGGCCTTCCCGAACGCGGCCTCGCCCTATTACTCGCTGCCGGCCTTCCTCGTGCGAAAGGACAATCCCAAGGGGATCGAGGACTGGGACGATCTGGTGAAGGAAGGCGTCGAGGTCATCTTCCCGAATCCCAAGACCAGCGGCAATGCGCGCTACACCTATCTCGCGGCCTATGCCTACGCGCTGGAGGCGAACGGCGGCGATCAGGCCAAGGCGCAGGAGTTCGTGAAGCAGCTCTTCGCCAATGTGCCCGTCTTCGATCAGGGCGGCCGCGCGGCCACCGTGACCTTTGCCGAGAAGGGCATCGGCGACGTGCTCATCACCTTCGAGGCCGAGACGGGGGGCATCGCCGCGCAATATGCCGATCAGGGCCTCGAGCGGGTCACGCCCTCGCTCTCGCTCTATTCCGAGTTCCCGGTCGCCATCGTGACCGAGAATGCCGAGCGCAACGGCTCGGCCGAGGTCTCCAAGTCCTATCTCGACTTCCTCTATGCGCCCGAGGGGCAGAAGATCCTCGCCGAACATTTCTACCGGGTGCATGACGAGACGGCACAGGCCGCCTTCGCCGCGAACTTCCCCGAGGTGAAGCTCGTCGATGTCGACGAGACCTTCGGCGGCTGGGAGAAGATCAAGGCCGAGCATTTCGCCGAGGGCGGCATCCTCGACACGGTCTTCGTGAACCAATGATCGCGCGCACCGCACCCGGCCCGGCCCGCCGGTCGAAACGGGTCCTGCCCGGCTTCGGCCTGACCATGGGCATGGTGCTGACCTATCTGGGCGTCATCGTGCTGCTGCCCGTGGTGGCGCTGGTGCTGAAGGGGGCCGACATCGGCCCCGCCCGCTTCTGGGCCATCGTCACCGCGCCGCGAACGCTCGCCGCGCTGCGGCTGACGCTGCTGGCGGCGGGCATCGCCACCCTGGTCAACACGCTCTACGGGCTTCTCATGGCCTGGGTGCTGGTGCGGTACGAGTTTCCGGGCAAGCGGTTCCTCGATGCGATGGTGGACATCCCCTTCGCTCTGCCGACCGCGGTCGCCGGCCTGTCGCTCTCGGCGCTTTTCGCCGCGAGCGGCTGGTATGGCGCGATCCTCGAACCCATGGGCATTCAGGTGGTCTACACGATCTGGGGCGTGGCCGCGGCCATGTCCTTCACCTCGATCCCCTTCGTGATCCGCACCGTCCAGCCGGTGCTCGAGGATCTCGACCCGCAGTTCGAGCAGGCGGCGGTGACGCTGGGCGCCCACCCCTTCACCATCTTCCGCCGGGTGATCCTGCCCGCCATCGCCCCCGCGCTGCTGGTGGGGGTCACCC
This window contains:
- the cysT gene encoding sulfate ABC transporter permease subunit CysT codes for the protein MIARTAPGPARRSKRVLPGFGLTMGMVLTYLGVIVLLPVVALVLKGADIGPARFWAIVTAPRTLAALRLTLLAAGIATLVNTLYGLLMAWVLVRYEFPGKRFLDAMVDIPFALPTAVAGLSLSALFAASGWYGAILEPMGIQVVYTIWGVAAAMSFTSIPFVIRTVQPVLEDLDPQFEQAAVTLGAHPFTIFRRVILPAIAPALLVGVTLSFARSLGEFGAVVFIAGNLPMKTEIASLLAVIRLEEYDYNGAAVIALTLLAIALVLLGASNLLQARALRYKGKQA